The Theropithecus gelada isolate Dixy chromosome X, Tgel_1.0, whole genome shotgun sequence genome includes a window with the following:
- the LOC112615686 gene encoding ubiquitin-conjugating enzyme E2 L3 isoform X1, translated as MAASRRLMKELEEIRKCGMKNFRNIQVDEANLLTWQGLIVPDNPPYDKGAFRIEINFPAEYPFKPPKITFKTKIYHPNIDEKGQVCLPVISAENWKPATKTDQVIQSLIALVNDPQPEHPLRADLAEEYSKDRKKFCKNAEEFTKKYGEKRLVD; from the coding sequence ATGGCGGCCAGCAGGAGGCTGATGAAGGAGCTTGAAGAAATCCGCAAATGTGGGATGAAAAACTTCCGTAACATCCAGGTTGATGAAGCTAATTTATTGACTTGGCAAGGGCTTATTGTTCCTGACAACCCTCCATATGATAAGGGGGCCTTCAGAATCGAAATCAACTTTCCAGCAGAGTACCCATTCAAACCACCGAAGatcacatttaaaacaaagatcTATCACCCGAACATTGACGAAAAGGGGCAGGTCTGTCTGCCAGTAATTAGCGCTGAAAACTGGAAGCCAGCAACCAAAACCGACCAAGTAATCCAGTCCCTCATAGCACTGGTGAATGACCCCCAGCCCGAGCACCCGCTTCGGGCTGACCTTGCTGAAGAATACTCTAAGGACCGTAAAAAATTCTGTAAGAATGCTGAAGAGTTTACAAAGAAATATGGGGAAAAGCGACTTGTGGACTAA
- the LOC112615686 gene encoding ubiquitin-conjugating enzyme E2 L3 isoform X2, whose protein sequence is MAASRRLMKDNPPYDKGAFRIEINFPAEYPFKPPKITFKTKIYHPNIDEKGQVCLPVISAENWKPATKTDQVIQSLIALVNDPQPEHPLRADLAEEYSKDRKKFCKNAEEFTKKYGEKRLVD, encoded by the exons ATGGCGGCCAGCAGGAGGCTGATGAAG GACAACCCTCCATATGATAAGGGGGCCTTCAGAATCGAAATCAACTTTCCAGCAGAGTACCCATTCAAACCACCGAAGatcacatttaaaacaaagatcTATCACCCGAACATTGACGAAAAGGGGCAGGTCTGTCTGCCAGTAATTAGCGCTGAAAACTGGAAGCCAGCAACCAAAACCGACCAAGTAATCCAGTCCCTCATAGCACTGGTGAATGACCCCCAGCCCGAGCACCCGCTTCGGGCTGACCTTGCTGAAGAATACTCTAAGGACCGTAAAAAATTCTGTAAGAATGCTGAAGAGTTTACAAAGAAATATGGGGAAAAGCGACTTGTGGACTAA